In a genomic window of Candidatus Hydrogenedens sp.:
- a CDS encoding chemotaxis response regulator protein-glutamate methylesterase, producing the protein MGERNISGIDIPGVTRPVKVLIVDDSAMVRSILQKELSKDSNIEVIGTAPDPYVARDKIIQLKPDVITLDIEMPRMDGITFLKKLMQYYPLPVIIVSSLTPKGGELAMEALEAGAVEVLCKPGAAYTVGDMSLELIDKIKAAARVRVQKKEIIPSSATTAYKKLSLTKTTNKVVVIGASTGGTEALAKVLRVLPPNSPGIAIVQHMPEHFTRSFADRLNELCDIEVKEASNGDSVIPGRALIAPGNYHMLLKRSGANYYVEVKSGPLVSRHRPSVDVLFKSASQYGGKNVVGVIMTGMGKDGAEGMKLMHEQGAKTIAQDESTCVVFGMPKEAIALNAVDYVLPLDKIPQKILELASE; encoded by the coding sequence ATGGGTGAGAGAAATATATCAGGGATAGATATTCCGGGTGTAACAAGACCTGTAAAAGTCCTTATTGTAGACGATTCTGCCATGGTGCGGAGCATACTTCAAAAAGAGCTGTCTAAAGATTCTAATATTGAAGTTATTGGTACAGCTCCAGACCCTTATGTCGCCCGTGATAAAATTATTCAGTTAAAGCCTGATGTCATTACATTGGATATAGAAATGCCAAGGATGGACGGTATAACCTTTCTTAAAAAATTAATGCAGTATTATCCCTTGCCTGTTATTATTGTTTCCTCCCTTACACCCAAAGGAGGGGAATTGGCAATGGAAGCACTTGAAGCAGGTGCCGTTGAAGTCTTATGCAAACCCGGAGCCGCATATACTGTAGGAGATATGTCCTTAGAATTAATAGATAAGATAAAAGCAGCGGCACGAGTGCGTGTGCAGAAAAAAGAAATAATCCCAAGTTCTGCGACTACTGCATATAAAAAATTATCTTTAACAAAAACAACGAATAAAGTTGTAGTGATAGGTGCTTCTACAGGAGGAACGGAAGCATTAGCCAAAGTTCTAAGGGTGCTTCCTCCTAATTCACCCGGAATTGCAATTGTTCAACACATGCCTGAACATTTTACTCGTTCTTTTGCTGACCGATTAAATGAACTATGTGACATTGAGGTAAAAGAAGCAAGTAATGGAGATTCAGTAATACCAGGACGGGCTTTGATTGCACCGGGGAACTATCACATGCTCTTAAAACGGTCAGGAGCCAATTACTATGTAGAGGTTAAATCGGGACCTTTAGTATCCAGACATCGCCCATCCGTTGATGTATTGTTCAAATCAGCAAGCCAATACGGCGGTAAAAATGTAGTCGGAGTAATTATGACGGGAATGGGAAAAGATGGGGCAGAGGGAATGAAGTTAATGCATGAACAAGGAGCAAAAACTATCGCTCAGGATGAATCAACCTGTGTCGTGTTTGGTATGCCGAAAGAGGCTATTGCATTAAATGCAGTGGATTATGTTTTGCCTTTAGATAAAATACCACAAAAAATTTTGGAACTTGCATCGGAATAA